Proteins encoded together in one Benincasa hispida cultivar B227 chromosome 1, ASM972705v1, whole genome shotgun sequence window:
- the LOC120075904 gene encoding secreted RxLR effector protein 161-like: MNSRVSINKKRYQWLVGKLIYLPHTRPDISYAVSVVSQFMQAPYEEHMTAVERISRYLKTALGKGLMFKKSDKRCIEAYTDSDWAGCVVDRKSMSGYCTFVWGNLVTWRSKKQGVIGRSSVEDEYRVMSLGIYEEIWLKKVLTDLYQDSELPMKFFL, translated from the coding sequence ATGAATAGCAGAGTTTCAATCAACAAAAAGAGATATCAATGGCTAGTTGGGAAATTAATTTACTTACCCCATACTAGACCTGATATATCTTATGCAGTAAGTGTTGTTAGTCAGTTCATGCAAGCTCCTTATGAAGAGCATATGACAGCTGTTGAGCGCATTTCGAGATATTTGAAGACAGCTCTTGGTAAGGGCTTGATGTTCAAAAAGTCTGATAAACGTTGTATTGAAGCTTACACCGATTCCGATTGGGCAGGTTGTGTTGTTGACAGAAAGTCGATGTCTGGGTATTGCACCTTTGTCTGGGGTAATCTAGTTACTTGGAGGAGTAAAAAACAAGGGGTTATAGGCAGAAGTAGCGTTGAAGATGAGTATAGAGTCATGAGCCTAGGGATATATGAAGAgatttggttgaagaaagtgttgACGGATCTTTATCAAGACAGTGAACTACcgatgaaattttttttgtga